The following proteins come from a genomic window of Campylobacter concisus:
- the pgsA gene encoding CDP-diacylglycerol--glycerol-3-phosphate 3-phosphatidyltransferase, producing MSLNLPNSLAFFRILLAPLMFFMLVNAPDIFTQIHMSWINYFAALIFVIASVTDFFDGYIARSWDQKTKLGTILDPLADKMLILAAFLGLMMLGRASAWAVYLILVREFFITGFRVVMASDGVEVAASMAGKVKTVSQMFAVGFLLMSWPGGELLLWIAVALTLYSGFEYIFAYIKAMKKS from the coding sequence GTGAGTTTAAATTTACCAAATTCTTTAGCGTTTTTTAGGATACTTCTGGCTCCGCTTATGTTTTTTATGCTCGTAAATGCCCCTGACATTTTTACACAAATTCACATGAGCTGGATAAATTACTTCGCAGCTCTTATTTTTGTGATCGCCTCGGTAACTGACTTTTTTGACGGTTACATCGCTAGAAGCTGGGATCAAAAAACTAAGCTTGGCACTATCCTTGACCCACTAGCTGATAAAATGTTGATCTTAGCTGCATTTTTAGGCCTTATGATGCTTGGTAGGGCGAGTGCTTGGGCCGTTTATCTCATCTTGGTAAGGGAATTTTTTATAACTGGCTTTCGTGTCGTGATGGCAAGTGATGGCGTCGAGGTCGCTGCATCAATGGCCGGCAAGGTAAAGACCGTTTCGCAGATGTTTGCAGTTGGTTTTTTACTGATGAGCTGGCCAGGCGGAGAGCTTTTGCTATGGATCGCTGTTGCGCTCACACTTTAT
- a CDS encoding enoyl-ACP reductase encodes MKDTLNEFKGKTLVISGGTRGIGRAIVEEFAKAGVNIAFTYNSNEELAKEQAKELEATYKIKARAYALNILEPETYKELFLKIDEDFDRIDFFISNAIISGRAVAGGYTKFMKLKPRGINNIFTATVNAFVVGTQEAAKRMEKVGGGSIISLSSTGNLVYIENYAGHGTAKAAVEAMARYAATELGEKNIRVNVVSGGPIETDALRAFTNYEEVRDMTAKLSPLNRMGQPTDLAGACLFLCSSKASWVTGHTFIIDGGTTFK; translated from the coding sequence ATGAAGGACACACTAAACGAATTTAAAGGTAAAACGCTAGTTATCAGTGGCGGCACTAGAGGTATCGGTAGAGCCATAGTCGAAGAATTTGCAAAAGCTGGTGTAAATATAGCATTTACCTACAACTCAAACGAAGAGCTTGCAAAAGAACAAGCAAAAGAGCTTGAGGCTACTTACAAGATAAAAGCAAGAGCATATGCACTAAATATCCTCGAGCCAGAGACTTATAAAGAGCTATTTTTAAAGATAGACGAGGACTTTGATAGGATTGATTTTTTCATCTCAAATGCTATCATCTCAGGTCGTGCAGTAGCTGGTGGATACACTAAATTTATGAAGCTAAAACCAAGAGGCATAAACAATATCTTTACAGCAACAGTAAACGCCTTTGTCGTAGGCACTCAAGAAGCTGCAAAACGCATGGAAAAAGTTGGTGGCGGCAGCATCATCAGCCTATCATCAACTGGAAATTTAGTCTATATCGAAAACTACGCAGGTCATGGCACAGCAAAAGCGGCCGTTGAAGCCATGGCAAGATACGCTGCGACAGAGCTTGGCGAGAAAAATATCCGTGTAAACGTCGTAAGTGGCGGCCCTATCGAGACAGACGCACTAAGAGCCTTTACTAATTACGAAGAGGTGCGCGATATGACGGCAAAGCTTAGCCCGCTAAACCGCATGGGACAGCCGACTGATCTAGCCGGAGCATGTCTATTTTTATGCTCATCTAAGGCTAGCTGGGTGACTGGACATACATTTATAATAGATGGTGGCACGACTTTTAAATGA